In Desulfuromonadales bacterium, a single genomic region encodes these proteins:
- a CDS encoding thiolase family protein, translating to MTEVLIVDALRTPFGSFGGTLAEVSAPQLAAQVLSRLLAKHTLPAAAVDEVILGQVLQGGCAQAPARQAMRFAGIPDSTHAMTINKVCGSGLKSMMLAAQSIRLGDSDVVLAGGMESMSLSPYALPGARFGQRMGNGEMLDLMIHDGLRDPYSGRHMGEITETWIEKCGVSRQEQDAFAERSYRLAQAALANGTFKDELVPVVRQGRKGEVVVAADEEPHKVDFARLPSLKSVFKKDGTITAGNASTINDGAGAALLVSETAARTHNLRPVARLVAYATNSTSPDLFAEAPVAAIRKVAERAALKLSDIGLFEINEAFAAVPLVAIRELGLDPDKVNVNGGAVAIGHPIGGSGARLAATLLREMRVRRVRYGLATLCIGGGEAVAVVFEAL from the coding sequence ATGACAGAGGTTTTGATCGTCGATGCCCTGCGTACCCCTTTCGGCTCCTTCGGTGGGACCCTCGCCGAGGTGTCCGCCCCTCAACTTGCCGCCCAGGTGTTGTCCCGGCTCCTGGCGAAGCACACACTGCCGGCTGCAGCGGTGGATGAGGTCATCCTGGGACAGGTTCTCCAGGGGGGCTGCGCCCAGGCCCCGGCCCGGCAGGCCATGCGCTTTGCGGGGATACCCGACAGCACCCATGCCATGACCATCAACAAGGTCTGCGGCAGCGGCCTGAAGTCGATGATGCTCGCCGCCCAGTCGATCCGGCTAGGCGACAGCGACGTGGTCCTGGCCGGCGGCATGGAGAGCATGTCGCTTTCTCCCTATGCTTTGCCCGGTGCCCGTTTCGGCCAGCGCATGGGCAACGGCGAGATGCTCGACCTGATGATCCATGACGGTCTGCGCGACCCTTACTCGGGCCGGCACATGGGGGAGATCACCGAAACCTGGATCGAGAAGTGCGGCGTCTCCCGCCAGGAGCAGGATGCTTTCGCCGAGCGCTCCTACCGCCTGGCGCAGGCGGCTCTGGCCAATGGCACCTTCAAGGATGAACTGGTGCCGGTGGTCAGGCAGGGACGCAAGGGCGAGGTGGTGGTGGCCGCGGACGAGGAACCGCATAAGGTCGACTTCGCTCGCCTGCCCAGCCTCAAGAGCGTTTTCAAAAAGGACGGCACCATCACCGCCGGCAATGCCTCGACCATCAACGACGGTGCCGGCGCCGCCCTGCTGGTCAGCGAAACGGCGGCCCGGACGCACAACCTCCGACCCGTCGCCCGCCTGGTCGCCTACGCGACCAACAGCACCTCGCCGGATCTCTTCGCCGAGGCGCCCGTGGCAGCCATCCGCAAGGTCGCCGAACGCGCCGCTCTCAAGCTCTCCGACATCGGTCTCTTCGAGATCAACGAGGCGTTTGCTGCAGTACCCTTGGTGGCCATCCGCGAACTCGGCCTTGACCCCGACAAAGTCAATGTCAACGGCGGCGCCGTCGCCATCGGCCACCCCATCGGCGGCAGCGGCGCCCGGCTGGCGGCGACCCTGCTGCGGGAGATGCGCGTGCGCCGGGTCCGTTACGGTCTGGCGACCCTCTGCATCGGCGGCGGCGAAGCGGTGGCGGTTGTTTTTGAAGCCTTGTAA
- a CDS encoding lactate utilization protein, translating into MVDVAQVEKFVEVARKVGAQVTTVSTAEEAMAYIRDRVQGPVVLPPFASGIRLELGKRLREAGCEVGEQELRQVAPLADAGVTGANFALADTGSVVLESTDEAIRLATTLPERHFVLLDPAKVLADGFAAVPYLRRFREKSPRHFLAYITGPSRTADIERVLTIGVHGPKELHILLMEGLSSDFLEM; encoded by the coding sequence ATGGTGGATGTGGCACAAGTCGAAAAATTTGTCGAGGTAGCGCGAAAGGTCGGTGCCCAGGTAACGACCGTCAGCACTGCCGAAGAAGCGATGGCCTACATCCGTGACCGCGTCCAGGGGCCGGTCGTTCTGCCTCCTTTTGCCAGCGGCATTCGTCTTGAGCTGGGAAAACGCCTGCGCGAAGCCGGCTGCGAGGTTGGCGAGCAGGAATTGCGACAGGTAGCTCCCCTGGCGGATGCAGGCGTGACCGGCGCCAACTTCGCCCTGGCCGACACCGGCAGCGTGGTACTGGAGAGCACCGACGAGGCAATCCGTCTGGCCACCACTCTCCCCGAGCGGCACTTCGTCCTGCTCGACCCGGCCAAGGTCCTCGCCGACGGGTTTGCCGCGGTCCCGTACCTGCGACGGTTCCGGGAAAAATCGCCGCGGCACTTCCTCGCCTACATCACCGGCCCCTCCCGTACCGCCGACATTGAGCGGGTTCTGACCATCGGCGTGCACGGCCCCAAGGAGCTGCACATCCTGCTGATGGAAGGAC